A genomic window from Paraburkholderia phytofirmans OLGA172 includes:
- a CDS encoding ATP-dependent nuclease, whose translation MTLKGTTHGPFFAGSSPAYGSIQTERQSGVRSYIDHPGISPVHIEYLWVNHFRGIESLCWRPARGINCLIGPGDSAKTTILDALELLFAERQNATFDDLDFYDTDTSKAISISAVLSGLPAEFLRDDRYGLLLSGWNAATGQWTPEPAEHLEVKPVLILQLDVDSTLEPSWSIYVSRNGIVDKSRRLSFSDRKAMAPARLGAYADRHLSWGRGSSLQRVGSHPEQLPATLNGLLRSARDSFATGSATAFSDLVNAIAPAIAKLGVSVQSGLVANLDHTSFSMNASGVALHDGNVPMRCMGTGSSRLAVAALQSAESAGRQFLLVDELEYGLEPHRISLLVSHLRQRVASSGQAFITTHSTVVLREVRFDEVFVCRRNPNDGTVKIAPAATATTPVLDAKRYVRDKGEALLGKTVLVCEGQTEIGLLKGFAEGTSRNIQASGVVLVDGGGDPAVFAVALHFARMGYRTAVLTDSDRPMDKNTFEELQAGGVPHFAWGLSRCTEEELFCGLPVDLLGDLLSLIAESITHSRLLQELSRLAQITFNNLDEVKPYLSNPGFVQAIGIQANRSKWIKNHFDLCFEIGSKILSMADLLGDGSLDGYLQLLTNWLTAND comes from the coding sequence TTGACCTTGAAAGGCACGACGCACGGCCCGTTCTTCGCCGGTAGTTCCCCGGCATATGGCAGTATTCAAACCGAAAGACAATCGGGCGTTCGCTCGTATATCGACCATCCGGGGATATCGCCAGTGCATATCGAATACTTGTGGGTAAATCATTTCCGAGGCATTGAAAGTCTCTGCTGGCGACCGGCGCGGGGCATCAACTGCTTGATTGGTCCCGGGGACAGCGCGAAGACAACCATCCTTGATGCATTGGAACTTCTGTTCGCTGAGCGCCAGAACGCGACCTTCGATGACCTCGACTTCTACGACACCGACACCTCGAAGGCGATTTCGATAAGTGCAGTCTTGTCTGGGCTTCCCGCCGAGTTCCTGCGCGACGACCGCTACGGCCTGTTGCTGTCGGGATGGAATGCGGCGACCGGACAGTGGACTCCTGAACCGGCGGAACATCTCGAAGTCAAGCCAGTACTAATCCTGCAGCTTGACGTCGATAGCACGCTCGAGCCGTCGTGGTCAATCTACGTTTCGCGCAACGGTATCGTGGACAAGTCCCGGCGTTTGAGCTTTTCGGACCGTAAGGCAATGGCTCCGGCAAGGCTCGGCGCATACGCTGACCGACATCTCTCTTGGGGACGTGGGTCGTCTCTTCAACGGGTCGGCTCGCACCCGGAACAGCTACCAGCGACGCTCAACGGCCTGCTACGCTCAGCACGCGATAGCTTTGCAACGGGTAGTGCCACGGCGTTCTCCGATTTAGTGAACGCTATCGCACCCGCCATCGCCAAGCTAGGCGTTAGTGTCCAGAGCGGACTGGTCGCGAATCTCGACCACACCAGCTTCTCGATGAATGCGAGCGGCGTGGCCTTACATGATGGAAATGTGCCGATGCGTTGCATGGGAACGGGTTCGTCTCGTCTGGCGGTGGCTGCACTGCAGAGCGCTGAATCCGCCGGTAGACAGTTCCTGCTCGTCGACGAACTCGAGTACGGCTTGGAGCCCCATCGCATTTCACTTCTTGTCAGCCATTTGCGTCAGCGCGTCGCCAGCAGCGGGCAGGCGTTCATCACAACTCATTCGACGGTGGTTCTGCGCGAAGTACGCTTTGACGAAGTGTTTGTCTGTCGACGGAACCCCAATGACGGCACCGTGAAAATTGCTCCAGCAGCGACGGCTACTACGCCAGTCCTAGATGCGAAGCGGTACGTTCGCGATAAGGGGGAGGCGTTGCTCGGTAAGACGGTGCTGGTTTGCGAGGGGCAAACGGAAATCGGGTTGCTGAAAGGTTTCGCCGAGGGAACGAGTAGAAATATTCAGGCAAGCGGTGTCGTTCTCGTAGATGGCGGCGGTGACCCGGCGGTGTTCGCCGTCGCACTGCACTTCGCCAGGATGGGCTACCGCACGGCGGTGCTTACGGACAGTGACCGGCCGATGGACAAGAACACGTTCGAGGAGCTTCAAGCAGGCGGCGTTCCTCATTTCGCATGGGGGCTTTCGCGCTGTACTGAAGAGGAACTGTTCTGTGGATTACCCGTCGATTTGCTGGGCGACTTGCTTTCGTTGATTGCCGAAAGTATTACCCATTCCCGGTTGCTGCAGGAGCTTTCGCGATTGGCTCAAATCACATTCAACAACCTTGACGAAGTCAAGCCGTACCTTTCAAACCCGGGGTTCGTGCAGGCGATAGGAATCCAGGCGAACAGGTCGAAGTGGATTAAGAACCACTTCGACCTTTGCTTCGAAATCGGTTCGAAGATTCTGTCTATGGCCGACCTGCTGGGCGATGGCAGCCTCGACGGCTATCTGCAACTGCTCACCAACTGGTTGACGGCCAATGATTGA
- a CDS encoding Y-family DNA polymerase has translation MRVFLAVHLPKLPLEVFRPRWSPEPAQGSAVLEKDKVVIADLAARAAGVRLGMKRGGVLTLSPETEMHERDVGREAAAQREVGISLMRFSPEVALLDEAVVVVEVGASLRLFGGLRALCREAKAVLVTLGLSARISAAPTGQGAWLLAKFGNRRVLKLASLEQRLSQLPMISVPEVRPFADWFFGLGCESIADVRRLPRAGLQRRCGEHLLDSLDRAFGTAPELFDWLELPPTFSARIEMPDRLEHADGAVFGAHRLIVQLCGWLCAKQLAVTAINLQLEHERGRDAIGPTTIDIALGEPTWREEHLVRLLKERLHRIELTAPVIALRLDASRVESAALASDTLFPEPGGSKEDHARLLELLVARLGEENVLRPAPTADHRPEVANRWVPVAHKAKQEELPEGLPRPTWMLDNPVRLLMRQHRPFYGSPLRMVSPGERIEAGWFDGELVTRDYYVAQAEDTSFYWIYRERVSSRDAEEEQRWFLHGLFG, from the coding sequence ATGCGCGTCTTCCTCGCCGTTCACTTGCCGAAGTTGCCGCTCGAAGTATTCCGACCGCGTTGGTCGCCTGAGCCGGCTCAGGGCAGTGCTGTGCTTGAGAAGGACAAAGTTGTCATTGCCGACCTTGCGGCGCGCGCGGCTGGCGTCCGCCTCGGCATGAAGCGTGGTGGAGTGCTCACTCTGTCGCCCGAGACGGAGATGCATGAGCGCGATGTAGGTCGGGAAGCTGCGGCACAGCGGGAGGTCGGCATCTCCCTGATGCGGTTCTCGCCCGAAGTCGCGTTGCTTGACGAAGCGGTGGTCGTGGTCGAAGTTGGCGCGAGTCTGCGGCTTTTCGGCGGCCTGCGTGCGCTCTGCCGCGAAGCCAAGGCAGTACTCGTGACATTGGGCCTCAGCGCGCGCATCAGCGCTGCGCCCACCGGACAAGGCGCATGGCTACTGGCGAAGTTTGGGAACCGTAGGGTGCTGAAGCTGGCTTCACTCGAGCAGCGGCTGTCTCAACTCCCCATGATTTCTGTTCCTGAAGTTCGCCCATTCGCCGATTGGTTCTTCGGTCTCGGCTGCGAATCCATCGCTGACGTACGCCGTTTGCCCCGCGCAGGCCTGCAGCGTCGTTGCGGGGAACACCTGCTCGATTCACTTGACCGTGCGTTCGGGACAGCCCCGGAACTTTTCGACTGGCTTGAGTTGCCGCCGACCTTTTCTGCACGCATTGAGATGCCTGACCGGCTTGAGCATGCCGACGGCGCCGTTTTTGGCGCGCATCGACTGATTGTGCAACTGTGCGGATGGCTTTGCGCGAAGCAACTGGCAGTCACAGCGATAAATCTCCAGCTGGAACACGAACGCGGGCGCGACGCCATCGGGCCGACGACAATTGACATTGCGCTAGGTGAGCCGACGTGGCGGGAGGAACACCTGGTCCGGCTGTTGAAAGAGCGGCTTCATCGTATCGAGCTGACTGCGCCCGTTATCGCATTGCGGCTTGATGCATCCAGGGTTGAATCCGCAGCGCTGGCCTCCGACACACTGTTTCCAGAGCCGGGCGGCTCCAAAGAAGACCATGCACGGCTGCTGGAGCTACTCGTCGCACGACTTGGCGAAGAGAACGTCCTTCGGCCCGCACCGACAGCCGACCACCGACCTGAGGTTGCAAACCGCTGGGTTCCAGTGGCGCACAAGGCGAAACAGGAAGAGCTTCCTGAGGGCCTTCCGAGGCCGACCTGGATGCTGGATAACCCGGTGCGCCTCCTGATGCGTCAGCACAGGCCGTTCTACGGCTCGCCATTACGCATGGTATCGCCCGGTGAGCGCATTGAAGCTGGCTGGTTCGATGGCGAACTTGTAACGCGCGATTATTACGTTGCTCAAGCGGAAGACACAAGCTTCTATTGGATATATCGTGAACGCGTAAGCAGCCGCGACGCTGAGGAAGAACAGCGTTGGTTTTTACATGGTCTCTTCGGATGA
- a CDS encoding error-prone DNA polymerase, which yields MDTTFNILPAYAELFCFSNFTFLHGASHAEELSGRAAQLGYSALAVTDECSLAGVVRAHVAAKEAKLPFIVGSYFRLVNADGSPAFALILLAKNREGYGNLSELITLARTRAPKGEYRLTPQDISRPDTENRHLRGMPDCLAILVPDFPAKEDALAAQVEWLDDTFTGRAWVGLVLHQRAMDDIHRGAVEFVARNQDVPVVALGHVVMHVRSRKPLQDTMTAIRVGRPVHECGYDLAPNAEQHLRSRLRLANLYPGEALAATVDIASRCTFSLDELRYEYPDELVPIGFTPAAYLRQETYVGAQRRFPSGIPHNVQGQIEHELELIAELQYEPYFLTVYDIVRFARSQHILCQGRGSAANSAVCYCLGITEVDPARGNMLFERFISKERGEPPDIDVDFEHQRREEVIQYIYRKYGRDRAAIAAAVSTYRPRGALRETGKALGVDPQIVDAVAKSHHWFDNSQDLLKRFAESGLNPETPLIQAWARLASQLLNFPRHLSQHSGGFVISRGKLTRLVPVENAAMVDRSVIEWDKDDLEALGLLKIDVLALGMLSAIRRALDIVSEQRGERFEMQDIPPEDPQTYEMISAADTVGVFQIESRAQMSMLPRLRPKTFYDLVIEVAIVRPGPIQGGAVHPYLQRRQGFEPVTYPSEALETALGRTLGVPIFQEQVMQVAILAAGFTAGEADQLRRAMAAWKRKGGLQRYYDRIVNGMLERGYDKSFADGIFQQILGFGEYGFPESHAASFALLVYASSWLKRHEPEAFLAAMLNSQPMGFYSPSQLVQDAKRHGVMVLPVDVTISGWDSSLEPIDGVRKPSVRLGLSLLRGMRDGAAERIENARAVRQFMTVSDLARRAQLDRHDLQVLAAANALSSLAGNRREALWQSVAAVPDKDMLSVAKIEDETPELGAPSEADDIVEDYRSMGLTLGRHPLELLRPQLLANKLMPASTLQTYRNGRLARGCGIVTVRQRPETAKGVIFITIEDETGNVNVIIWPKVMEQQRKEVLGASLLGVLGVWQCEGEVRHLVAQRLIDMSHLLSELPSMSRNFH from the coding sequence ATGGACACAACCTTCAACATCTTGCCGGCGTATGCCGAGCTATTCTGCTTTTCGAATTTCACATTCCTGCATGGAGCATCGCATGCGGAGGAGCTGTCCGGGAGAGCCGCGCAGCTAGGATACTCTGCGCTCGCAGTGACCGACGAATGCTCGCTAGCCGGAGTTGTTCGAGCGCACGTTGCTGCAAAGGAAGCGAAGCTGCCCTTTATCGTCGGTTCGTATTTCCGCCTTGTGAACGCCGACGGCTCACCGGCATTCGCTCTGATTCTGCTCGCGAAAAACCGCGAGGGATACGGTAATCTATCCGAGCTGATTACGCTCGCTCGGACGCGCGCGCCGAAGGGCGAATACCGGCTCACGCCCCAGGACATCTCGCGGCCCGACACGGAAAACCGGCACCTGCGTGGCATGCCAGACTGCCTCGCGATTCTCGTTCCGGACTTTCCTGCGAAAGAAGACGCCCTTGCCGCGCAGGTCGAGTGGCTCGATGATACGTTCACGGGACGGGCCTGGGTCGGTCTTGTGCTGCATCAGCGCGCAATGGACGACATCCATCGGGGAGCGGTCGAATTCGTCGCTCGCAATCAGGATGTGCCGGTTGTCGCGCTAGGCCACGTCGTCATGCATGTGCGTTCACGAAAGCCGTTGCAAGACACAATGACAGCCATTCGCGTGGGCAGGCCAGTCCATGAGTGTGGCTACGACCTGGCGCCCAATGCCGAACAGCATCTGCGCTCCAGATTGCGCCTCGCGAACCTTTATCCGGGCGAGGCGCTCGCGGCGACGGTGGATATCGCGAGCCGGTGCACGTTTTCGCTCGATGAGCTGCGCTATGAGTATCCGGACGAACTGGTTCCCATCGGCTTCACGCCAGCGGCCTACCTTCGGCAGGAAACGTACGTCGGCGCACAGCGACGCTTTCCATCAGGTATACCGCACAACGTACAAGGGCAGATTGAGCACGAGCTTGAGCTTATAGCAGAGCTTCAATACGAGCCGTACTTTCTCACCGTCTACGACATCGTGCGCTTCGCACGTAGCCAGCATATCCTCTGTCAGGGGCGTGGCTCGGCCGCAAATTCAGCAGTCTGCTACTGCCTGGGCATCACCGAGGTGGACCCGGCGCGAGGGAACATGTTGTTCGAACGCTTCATCAGCAAGGAGCGTGGAGAACCACCTGACATCGATGTTGACTTTGAGCATCAGCGTCGCGAAGAAGTCATCCAGTACATCTATCGGAAGTACGGGCGTGACCGAGCTGCTATCGCCGCCGCCGTGTCAACCTATCGTCCACGCGGTGCACTCCGTGAAACCGGCAAGGCGTTGGGCGTGGACCCTCAGATAGTTGACGCGGTAGCGAAGTCGCATCACTGGTTCGATAACAGTCAGGACCTTTTGAAGCGTTTCGCGGAGTCGGGCCTCAATCCTGAAACTCCACTCATTCAGGCGTGGGCCAGACTCGCCTCGCAGCTGCTCAACTTTCCACGTCACCTGTCGCAGCACTCGGGCGGCTTTGTTATCAGTCGAGGGAAGCTGACGAGACTGGTGCCGGTCGAGAACGCTGCCATGGTGGACAGGTCAGTCATCGAATGGGATAAGGACGACCTTGAGGCATTAGGGCTTCTGAAAATCGATGTGCTTGCGCTCGGCATGCTGTCGGCTATCCGCCGGGCGTTGGACATCGTGTCAGAGCAGCGGGGCGAGCGATTCGAGATGCAGGACATACCGCCCGAAGACCCACAGACATACGAGATGATTTCGGCGGCAGACACGGTCGGCGTTTTTCAGATTGAATCGCGCGCGCAGATGTCGATGCTGCCGAGACTGCGGCCGAAGACCTTCTATGACCTCGTCATCGAAGTTGCCATCGTCCGCCCGGGACCAATTCAAGGTGGCGCCGTCCACCCGTATCTGCAGCGCCGTCAGGGATTTGAACCCGTGACCTATCCGAGCGAGGCGCTTGAGACTGCATTGGGCCGCACGCTAGGCGTGCCGATTTTCCAGGAACAGGTAATGCAAGTTGCCATTTTGGCGGCGGGCTTTACCGCCGGAGAGGCCGACCAGCTACGTCGCGCAATGGCGGCATGGAAAAGGAAAGGTGGGCTCCAGAGGTACTACGACCGCATCGTCAACGGCATGCTTGAGCGCGGCTACGACAAGTCGTTTGCGGACGGTATCTTCCAGCAGATACTGGGCTTCGGCGAGTACGGGTTTCCGGAGAGTCATGCGGCTAGCTTTGCACTGCTCGTGTACGCGAGCAGTTGGCTCAAGCGTCACGAGCCCGAAGCGTTTCTGGCGGCAATGCTGAATAGCCAGCCGATGGGTTTCTACTCGCCTTCACAGTTGGTGCAGGACGCAAAGCGCCACGGCGTGATGGTGCTGCCGGTAGACGTAACTATCAGTGGCTGGGACTCGTCGCTCGAGCCAATCGACGGCGTGCGGAAACCTTCCGTCAGGCTCGGATTATCGTTGCTCCGAGGTATGCGCGATGGGGCCGCAGAACGTATCGAGAACGCACGAGCCGTGCGTCAGTTCATGACCGTCTCCGACCTCGCGCGGCGGGCGCAGCTGGACCGTCACGACCTGCAGGTGCTTGCCGCAGCGAACGCATTGTCATCGCTTGCAGGCAATCGGCGCGAAGCGCTGTGGCAGTCGGTCGCAGCCGTGCCGGACAAAGACATGCTCTCGGTCGCGAAAATTGAAGACGAAACACCGGAGCTGGGTGCGCCCTCCGAAGCGGACGACATCGTTGAGGACTATCGGTCGATGGGGCTGACACTGGGACGGCACCCGCTGGAACTGTTGCGGCCACAATTGCTAGCCAACAAACTGATGCCGGCCTCAACGCTGCAGACTTATCGGAACGGCCGGTTGGCGCGCGGATGCGGCATCGTCACGGTGCGTCAACGTCCGGAGACAGCGAAGGGTGTCATCTTCATCACAATTGAAGACGAAACCGGAAATGTCAACGTCATCATTTGGCCCAAAGTGATGGAGCAGCAGCGCAAGGAGGTTCTCGGCGCGTCGTTACTCGGAGTGCTGGGCGTATGGCAGTGTGAAGGTGAGGTGCGACATCTCGTGGCACAACGTCTCATTGACATGTCGCATCTGCTCAGCGAGCTGCCGTCAATGAGCCGTAATTTTCATTGA
- a CDS encoding SOS response-associated peptidase family protein, whose translation MCYSAQILSDYRKYVKMFGAQMSIAEFARLFFERAEGSKAKIPKGIEDSFADPQSDAEREVKALIDQFKAEQVTKLEQDLFKQRARLADAERSLQTKVTKAATESQRIATDKIAWTRGKLDDIQRTEPRARDSRIFPGHYAPVLVVENGQRVIRPMRYQCRIAGKPPSYDVKYAGTYNARRDNLEGFWKPLFGYTHGILVVSAFYENVSRAKTEGRNLSEGEQDENVVLEFKPNPAHDMLVACLWSRWSAPGEPDLLSFAAITDEPPPEVAAAGHDRCIIPIKPENIDVWLNPNAADLATQYAILDDRDRPYYEHRLAA comes from the coding sequence ATGTGCTACTCGGCTCAAATCCTTTCTGACTATCGGAAGTACGTGAAGATGTTCGGCGCGCAGATGAGCATCGCGGAGTTTGCTCGATTGTTTTTCGAGCGAGCCGAGGGCAGTAAAGCAAAGATACCAAAAGGAATTGAAGACTCGTTCGCGGACCCGCAGTCAGACGCCGAGCGAGAAGTCAAAGCGCTCATCGACCAGTTCAAGGCCGAGCAGGTGACGAAGCTCGAACAGGACCTCTTCAAGCAACGTGCCCGTCTTGCGGACGCAGAGCGGTCACTTCAGACAAAAGTGACGAAGGCGGCAACCGAGAGCCAGCGAATCGCGACAGACAAAATTGCTTGGACACGCGGCAAGCTGGACGACATCCAGCGGACCGAACCAAGGGCGCGCGACTCGCGCATTTTCCCTGGGCACTACGCGCCAGTTCTGGTGGTGGAGAATGGTCAGCGCGTTATCAGGCCCATGAGATATCAGTGCCGCATTGCCGGCAAACCTCCGTCATACGACGTCAAATACGCTGGCACCTACAACGCGCGCAGGGACAACCTCGAAGGATTCTGGAAACCGCTTTTCGGCTATACGCACGGCATTCTTGTCGTCAGCGCATTCTACGAAAATGTTAGCCGAGCGAAGACGGAGGGGCGAAACCTCTCAGAGGGGGAGCAAGACGAAAATGTCGTCCTTGAATTCAAGCCCAACCCGGCCCATGACATGCTTGTCGCGTGTCTTTGGTCACGCTGGTCTGCGCCGGGCGAGCCCGACCTCTTGTCTTTCGCAGCAATCACCGACGAGCCACCGCCGGAAGTGGCTGCGGCAGGCCACGACCGATGCATCATTCCAATCAAGCCGGAAAACATCGACGTCTGGCTCAATCCGAACGCGGCTGACCTGGCGACACAGTACGCAATCCTGGATGACCGAGACCGGCCATACTATGAGCACAGGCTGGCCGCATAG
- the imuA gene encoding translesion DNA synthesis-associated protein ImuA: MSTASVTAEEIHPSLWRASQLARGRGRVVDTGYPALSAELPGGGWPVGALIDLLVQQAGMGELRLLRPALSAAGNRPVAFVQPPHTPDGLGLSYIGLSIDQVLRVNAKTTADALWSAEQILRAGSCSALVFWTQYAQASSLRRLHLAAQSSETLFIMVRPLAAAQDSSPALLRLALRPSSDGLTVDIVKRRGPSRAEPLSIPLQPTPVLLSRHARLPRRSLAEVAARSIPTALVA; this comes from the coding sequence ATGTCTACCGCTAGCGTTACTGCCGAAGAGATACACCCGTCCTTGTGGCGGGCGTCGCAGCTTGCGCGCGGCCGTGGGCGGGTTGTTGATACCGGCTACCCGGCGCTTTCAGCCGAGCTGCCGGGTGGTGGTTGGCCGGTCGGGGCGCTGATAGACCTTTTGGTGCAACAAGCCGGCATGGGCGAGCTTAGGCTTCTGCGTCCCGCGTTGAGTGCGGCGGGCAACCGGCCGGTGGCCTTCGTGCAGCCGCCGCATACGCCGGACGGTCTTGGGCTGAGCTACATCGGCCTCTCCATTGACCAGGTTCTACGCGTGAACGCGAAGACAACGGCCGACGCACTCTGGTCTGCTGAACAGATTCTGCGGGCGGGAAGTTGTAGTGCGTTGGTTTTCTGGACGCAGTATGCGCAAGCGTCATCGCTTCGACGTTTGCACCTTGCCGCGCAATCATCCGAGACGCTGTTCATCATGGTGAGGCCGCTGGCTGCAGCGCAGGATTCTTCACCGGCACTTTTGCGGTTGGCGTTACGACCGTCATCCGACGGCTTGACCGTCGATATCGTGAAACGACGAGGCCCCTCTCGCGCAGAGCCTTTGTCAATTCCTCTTCAACCAACTCCTGTTCTGCTTTCCCGACATGCGCGTCTTCCTCGCCGTTCACTTGCCGAAGTTGCCGCTCGAAGTATTCCGACCGCGTTGGTCGCCTGA
- a CDS encoding UvrD-helicase domain-containing protein: protein MIEVAVGKMLATRKGAIEAPAGTGKTEQIALVAGTLTGRWLVLTHTVAGVDAIRKRLKKYSVPDVKAHVETISAWSYRWARAFPENSHLSAQWTAKENDWSTVQRAAADLVESGAVQSVLAASYDGVLVDEYQDCAESQHRLICALSRMMRCYVFGDPLQAIFGFTRTDRVVDWHTRTLPEFPLAGRLATPHRWNAVDNGELGAWLLSARPGIQAGKIDLTNVPQSVEWVQCEAGQPVTDLGKFCFVRSQQPGQTMAVLDSSFDAVRRAKLAKTIGGTTVEPVSGRCERDFYDSVRNTGGIERVAAVLDFASSAFAGAAAASKRKRVESLLANPGRQRIPASPAEIALCAMARDTSFRHVVDALQCIEHEGGVTVTRPELVYGIKASLRLCVENPGLSLEDATWQVANTRRERGRIVRNRSVGSTLLVKGLEFDHVVITPDACRTKLEWYVALTRATRSVRVLAPQKSFTVG from the coding sequence ATGATTGAGGTCGCCGTCGGGAAAATGCTGGCAACGCGAAAGGGAGCCATCGAGGCTCCTGCTGGTACGGGAAAGACCGAACAGATTGCCCTTGTAGCTGGCACGCTTACGGGGCGCTGGCTCGTGCTCACGCATACGGTCGCGGGCGTTGACGCAATCCGGAAGCGACTGAAGAAGTACTCAGTGCCTGACGTAAAGGCCCATGTCGAAACGATATCAGCGTGGTCTTACCGTTGGGCGCGCGCATTTCCCGAGAATTCGCATCTATCAGCTCAATGGACGGCAAAGGAAAACGATTGGTCGACAGTTCAGCGTGCTGCCGCAGACCTCGTCGAGAGCGGTGCGGTCCAGAGCGTCCTGGCCGCGTCTTACGATGGCGTGCTGGTTGATGAGTATCAGGATTGCGCAGAGTCGCAGCATCGACTGATATGCGCACTAAGCCGGATGATGCGCTGCTATGTGTTCGGCGACCCGTTGCAGGCCATATTCGGCTTCACCCGAACCGACCGCGTCGTCGACTGGCACACGCGCACACTTCCTGAATTTCCCCTGGCCGGGCGGCTCGCGACTCCGCACCGCTGGAATGCCGTTGACAACGGAGAGCTGGGCGCGTGGCTGCTGTCAGCGCGACCAGGAATTCAGGCAGGCAAGATTGACCTAACCAATGTGCCGCAGTCCGTTGAGTGGGTGCAGTGCGAGGCTGGGCAGCCGGTCACTGATTTGGGCAAGTTCTGTTTCGTTCGTTCACAACAGCCCGGACAGACGATGGCGGTACTCGATTCCAGTTTCGACGCAGTACGGCGCGCAAAGCTGGCGAAAACCATTGGCGGCACAACCGTCGAACCCGTATCTGGAAGATGCGAGCGGGACTTCTACGATTCCGTGCGAAACACCGGAGGTATCGAGCGTGTGGCGGCCGTCCTTGATTTTGCAAGCTCGGCATTCGCTGGTGCCGCTGCCGCATCCAAGAGGAAACGCGTCGAAAGTCTGTTGGCAAATCCGGGGCGCCAGCGAATTCCAGCTTCTCCTGCCGAGATTGCCCTTTGCGCGATGGCGCGAGATACATCCTTCCGGCATGTAGTCGATGCGTTACAGTGCATCGAACACGAAGGAGGTGTTACGGTCACCCGTCCTGAACTCGTTTACGGGATTAAGGCCTCTTTACGTCTGTGCGTAGAGAATCCCGGTCTCTCACTTGAAGATGCGACATGGCAAGTTGCCAATACACGGCGCGAACGCGGTCGAATCGTGCGAAACCGGTCCGTCGGAAGCACGTTGCTTGTGAAGGGACTAGAATTCGACCACGTTGTTATTACGCCGGATGCGTGCCGGACGAAGCTCGAATGGTATGTCGCGTTGACACGGGCGACCCGGTCCGTGCGAGTGCTCGCGCCACAGAAGTCATTCACTGTCGGCTAA